One region of Brachybacterium saurashtrense genomic DNA includes:
- the glpK gene encoding glycerol kinase GlpK, with protein sequence MTDQKNYILSIDQGTTSTRAIVFDHAGQIVSTGQKEHEQIFPKSGWVEHDPQEIWRNTRSVVGEALTGADINRHQLAAVGITNQRETAVVWDKNTGEPVYNAIVWQDTRTQKICDELAGDAGADKYKERVGLPLATYFSGPKIKWILDNVEGAREKAEAGDLLFGNTDSWLVWNLTGGTSGGIHVTDVTNASRTMLMNIDTLDWNEDIAKDMGIPVSMLPEIKSSSEVYGHGRKNDLLIDTPIAGILGDQQAATFGQACFEIGMGKNTYGTGNFMLVNTGEDLVHSQNGLLTTVAYKIGDNKAIYALEGSVAVTGSLVQWIRDNLGLIKSAPEIEDLAKQVDDNGGLFVVPAFSGLFAPHWRSDARGVMVGMTRFHNKNHVARAVLEATAFQSREVLDAAVADAASEGVELTELKVDGGMVMNETLMQFQADILGVPVVRPKVIETTALGAAYAAGIAVGYWDGEQDVIDNWAEDKRWEPQMDEETRDRYMRLWRKAVERTLDWVDDDTEALYG encoded by the coding sequence ATGACCGACCAGAAGAACTACATCCTCTCGATCGACCAGGGCACCACCTCCACCCGCGCGATCGTCTTCGATCACGCCGGGCAGATCGTCTCCACCGGCCAGAAGGAGCACGAGCAGATCTTCCCGAAGTCCGGGTGGGTCGAGCACGATCCGCAGGAGATCTGGCGCAACACCCGCTCCGTGGTGGGCGAGGCCCTCACCGGTGCGGACATCAACCGCCACCAGCTCGCCGCCGTGGGCATCACGAACCAGCGCGAGACCGCGGTGGTGTGGGACAAGAACACGGGCGAGCCGGTGTACAACGCCATCGTCTGGCAGGACACCCGCACCCAGAAGATCTGCGACGAGCTCGCCGGGGACGCGGGCGCGGACAAGTACAAGGAGCGCGTGGGGCTGCCGCTGGCCACCTACTTCTCCGGTCCCAAGATCAAGTGGATCCTCGACAACGTCGAGGGTGCGCGCGAGAAGGCGGAGGCCGGCGACCTGCTCTTCGGCAACACCGACTCGTGGCTGGTGTGGAACCTGACCGGCGGCACCAGCGGCGGCATCCACGTCACCGACGTCACCAACGCCTCCCGCACGATGCTGATGAACATCGACACCCTCGACTGGAACGAGGACATCGCGAAGGACATGGGCATCCCGGTCTCCATGCTCCCGGAGATCAAGTCCTCCTCCGAGGTGTACGGCCACGGCCGCAAGAACGACCTGCTCATCGACACCCCGATCGCCGGCATCCTCGGCGACCAGCAGGCGGCGACCTTCGGCCAGGCCTGCTTCGAGATCGGCATGGGCAAGAACACCTACGGCACCGGCAACTTCATGCTGGTGAACACCGGTGAGGACCTGGTGCACAGCCAGAACGGGCTGCTCACCACCGTCGCCTACAAGATCGGCGACAACAAGGCGATCTACGCCCTCGAGGGCTCGGTCGCGGTGACCGGCTCGCTGGTGCAGTGGATCCGCGACAACCTGGGCCTCATCAAGAGCGCCCCGGAGATCGAGGACCTCGCGAAGCAGGTGGACGACAACGGCGGCCTGTTCGTGGTGCCGGCGTTCTCCGGCCTGTTCGCCCCGCACTGGCGCTCCGACGCCCGCGGCGTGATGGTGGGCATGACCCGCTTCCACAACAAGAACCACGTGGCGCGCGCGGTCCTCGAGGCCACGGCCTTCCAGTCCCGCGAGGTGCTGGACGCCGCGGTCGCCGATGCGGCCTCCGAGGGCGTGGAGCTCACCGAGCTCAAGGTCGACGGCGGCATGGTCATGAACGAGACCCTGATGCAGTTCCAAGCCGACATCCTCGGCGTGCCCGTGGTGCGCCCGAAGGTCATCGAGACCACCGCGCTCGGCGCCGCCTACGCGGCCGGCATCGCGGTGGGCTACTGGGACGGCGAGCAGGACGTCATCGACAACTGGGCCGAGGACAAGCGCTGGGAGCCCCAGATGGACGAGGAGACCCGCGACCGGTACATGCGCCTGTGGCGCAAGGCCGTCGAGCGCACCCTGGACTGGGTCGACGACGACACCGAGGCGCTGTACGGCTGA
- a CDS encoding MIP/aquaporin family protein, translating to MATIFLYEIAGTAMLTLLGGGVVANVILGKTKGNGGGWLLINFGWGLAVFAGVWTAYKTGAHINPAVTVGLIANGAAEFAPGIPVTFGNTIAYFLAQLIGAFLGAVVAWLAYKNHYDQETDAGTILGTFSTGPEIRSYGWNVVTEIIGTFVLVFIIIMFGNTPHQLGPLAVALLVVGIGASLGGPTGYAINPARDLGPRLAHAILPIPHKGSSDWGYSWVPIVGPLIGAILAGLAAAAF from the coding sequence ATGGCAACCATCTTCCTGTACGAGATCGCCGGTACGGCGATGCTCACCCTGCTCGGCGGCGGCGTCGTCGCCAACGTGATCCTGGGCAAGACCAAGGGCAACGGCGGCGGCTGGCTGCTGATCAACTTCGGCTGGGGCCTCGCGGTCTTCGCCGGTGTGTGGACGGCGTACAAGACCGGCGCCCACATCAACCCCGCCGTCACCGTGGGCCTGATCGCCAACGGCGCCGCGGAGTTCGCCCCCGGGATCCCGGTGACGTTCGGCAACACCATCGCCTACTTCCTGGCGCAGCTGATCGGTGCCTTCCTCGGCGCCGTCGTGGCCTGGCTCGCCTACAAGAACCACTACGACCAGGAGACGGACGCCGGCACGATCCTCGGCACCTTCTCCACCGGCCCCGAGATCCGCTCCTACGGCTGGAACGTGGTCACGGAGATCATCGGCACCTTCGTGCTCGTGTTCATCATCATCATGTTCGGCAACACCCCGCACCAGCTCGGCCCGCTCGCGGTCGCGCTGCTGGTCGTGGGCATCGGCGCCTCCCTGGGCGGCCCCACGGGGTACGCCATCAACCCCGCCCGTGACCTCGGGCCGCGTCTTGCCCACGCGATCCTGCCGATCCCGCACAAGGGATCCAGCGACTGGGGATACTCGTGGGTGCCGATCGTGGGCCCGCTGATCGGCGCGATCCTGGCCGGCCTGGCCGCCGCGGCCTTCTGA